The following are encoded together in the Planococcus antarcticus DSM 14505 genome:
- a CDS encoding iron-containing alcohol dehydrogenase, with protein MIQLKTLHDRNMASDFRMPGNVKFGVGAHKNLPEEIEKYSPTKIAIVSDKGVANAGLVKKLENILEQTGVPIFTFTEIVGEPTFKLVETVTHKLREENCDLVIGIGGGSALDVAKTAAALLAQEKIAHFLSGREQIGPRSTPCILLPTTSGTGSEVTMNAIFGDEEQGLKRGIVSPALLPDLAIIDPELTVSCPARVSASSGVDAFTHAIESYISVRGTPLTKIFAEKAMRLFPKYITRAVHNGTDLESRTGMAWVSALAGVSLANAGVGAVHALAYPLGGKFHIEHGVANALLMPYVFEKIGKTCTDELVEVASFLQLGDYSQHPNKALDAVVHYLLELLDTLNLPSTLKELGIPEDSLPALAESASKVDRLLANTPYKLTEEAIKEIYENAYFGKVGVLVK; from the coding sequence TTGATTCAATTGAAAACTTTACATGATAGAAACATGGCATCTGATTTCAGAATGCCGGGAAACGTTAAATTCGGCGTGGGGGCACATAAGAACTTGCCAGAAGAAATCGAGAAGTATTCGCCTACTAAAATAGCCATTGTAAGCGACAAAGGGGTAGCGAATGCTGGTTTGGTAAAGAAGTTGGAGAATATTTTAGAACAGACGGGTGTACCTATATTCACTTTTACTGAGATTGTAGGTGAACCTACATTCAAACTGGTAGAAACAGTTACGCATAAATTGAGAGAGGAAAATTGTGACTTGGTAATTGGGATTGGCGGTGGAAGTGCATTGGATGTTGCAAAGACAGCTGCTGCTCTATTGGCTCAAGAAAAAATTGCTCATTTTTTAAGCGGTAGAGAACAAATTGGACCACGTAGCACACCGTGTATTTTGTTGCCAACCACATCTGGTACAGGTTCAGAAGTTACGATGAACGCTATATTTGGTGATGAAGAACAAGGATTGAAAAGAGGAATTGTCAGCCCTGCCTTATTACCTGATTTGGCAATTATTGATCCGGAATTGACAGTATCTTGTCCAGCGCGTGTATCAGCATCATCGGGTGTAGATGCTTTCACACATGCGATTGAATCATATATTTCTGTCCGTGGAACTCCGCTGACAAAGATTTTTGCAGAGAAGGCGATGCGTTTGTTCCCGAAATATATTACGCGAGCTGTTCATAATGGAACTGATCTCGAATCAAGGACTGGTATGGCATGGGTAAGTGCATTGGCGGGTGTTTCTTTAGCCAATGCAGGCGTGGGAGCAGTACATGCACTTGCCTATCCACTTGGAGGGAAATTCCACATCGAGCATGGGGTGGCGAACGCGTTATTGATGCCTTATGTTTTTGAAAAAATAGGTAAAACTTGTACGGATGAGCTAGTGGAAGTGGCGTCATTCTTGCAATTAGGGGATTATTCGCAACACCCAAACAAGGCATTGGATGCAGTCGTTCACTATTTATTAGAATTATTAGATACGCTAAACTTGCCTTCAACATTGAAAGAGTTGGGAATTCCAGAAGATTCATTACCTGCTTTGGCTGAAAGTGCTTCAAAAGTAGATCGCCTCTTGGCAAATACGCCATATAAACTTACAGAGGAAGCTATCAAAGAAATATATGAAAATGCCTATTTTGGAAAGGTTGGTGTTCTTGTAAAATGA
- a CDS encoding aldehyde dehydrogenase family protein yields MITEKKMFVNGEWHEGKTTYDLKSPYSGEVIAKIPISTKEDVLEAVDSAKKATAKMKALSALERSQILEKVARLFEEQLEECAQILTRENAKPLKAARGEIQRTIETYKFAAEEAKRLTGETIPMDAAKGGKGKFGYTVREPLGVIGAITPFNFPFNLVAHKLGPAFAAGNTVVLKPASQTPLSAIKTAKIFEEAGLPAGALHVVIGRGGEVGDLLVTHPDIKLITFTGSLEVGVDIKAKSGLKKVTLELGSNSSVIIDSVEDINDVAIRCVEGAFAYAGQVCISIQRIFVKKDLYEALTKAMIQKVRELKIGDPAEEETDISALIQEKEAVRAEEWIREAENAGANILCGGKRNGSIVEPTIIANVPAHVSINCKEAFAPLVLVNTYDKWEEAIERVNDSQYGLQAGVYTTSIHKAFEAVAQIEVGGVIVNDIPSFRVDQMPYGGVKNSGTGREGIKYATEEMTELKLAVFNL; encoded by the coding sequence ATGATAACCGAAAAAAAGATGTTTGTTAATGGTGAATGGCATGAGGGTAAGACCACATACGACTTGAAATCTCCTTATAGTGGTGAAGTCATTGCAAAAATTCCGATTTCTACAAAAGAAGATGTTTTGGAAGCAGTAGATAGTGCAAAAAAAGCAACAGCAAAAATGAAAGCATTATCAGCCTTGGAGCGGTCACAGATTTTAGAAAAAGTTGCTCGTCTATTTGAAGAACAACTCGAGGAATGTGCACAAATTCTGACACGGGAAAATGCTAAGCCGTTGAAAGCGGCAAGGGGAGAAATCCAACGGACTATAGAAACGTACAAGTTTGCCGCTGAAGAAGCCAAGCGTTTAACTGGAGAAACAATTCCAATGGATGCCGCAAAAGGGGGGAAAGGGAAGTTCGGTTATACGGTACGTGAACCTTTGGGCGTTATTGGAGCCATCACACCATTTAACTTTCCGTTTAATCTTGTAGCACATAAGTTAGGGCCTGCATTCGCAGCAGGGAACACAGTAGTACTGAAACCGGCATCACAGACACCATTAAGTGCTATCAAGACTGCCAAAATTTTTGAAGAAGCGGGACTTCCAGCGGGTGCCTTACATGTAGTTATTGGACGAGGGGGAGAAGTAGGAGATCTATTGGTGACTCACCCTGATATAAAACTAATCACATTCACCGGTAGTTTGGAAGTCGGGGTGGATATTAAAGCAAAATCGGGATTGAAAAAAGTCACTTTGGAACTTGGATCCAACTCGTCGGTTATTATTGATAGTGTAGAAGACATCAATGATGTAGCCATTCGTTGTGTAGAAGGGGCTTTTGCATATGCAGGACAAGTATGCATATCTATTCAACGAATCTTCGTCAAGAAAGATTTGTATGAAGCTTTAACGAAAGCGATGATACAAAAAGTAAGAGAGTTGAAGATTGGTGATCCTGCTGAGGAAGAAACGGATATTTCTGCACTCATTCAAGAAAAAGAAGCAGTAAGAGCTGAAGAGTGGATTCGGGAAGCAGAAAATGCAGGGGCGAATATTTTGTGTGGTGGCAAGAGAAATGGCTCAATAGTAGAACCAACAATAATTGCGAATGTACCTGCCCATGTATCCATTAATTGCAAAGAAGCATTCGCCCCCCTTGTGCTTGTTAATACTTATGACAAATGGGAAGAAGCGATTGAGCGAGTAAACGATTCGCAGTATGGTCTCCAGGCAGGTGTCTACACCACTTCGATCCATAAAGCATTTGAAGCGGTAGCTCAAATTGAAGTGGGTGGTGTTATTGTAAATGATATTCCATCATTCCGGGTCGATCAAATGCCATACGGCGGTGTAAAAAATAGCGGCACGGGACGTGAGGGAATCAAGTATGCTACAGAAGAAATGACGGAATTAAAATTGGCAGTATTTAATTTATAA
- a CDS encoding IS4 family transposase produces MVAQVTPNYLNPLFAFLEPEKVDALAKETGFIQRKRKWTASDFLSLLFQVHGNLIDPSLQELSTKLLSKQEIAISRTAVDQKFTGKAVHFLQRLVEELFLIQQQLLLAKHAFATDCPFTSLRVLDATHIHVPNSLKARAKKTRQTSVKIQHEFDVLTGRLTFLRVDLENVNDTVMGAKRVPFLDEQELCLQDLGYFHFQVFERIHEKNNYFLTKFRNDAYLAYQNSFPDHHPDGSVVKSSEYQRIELVQLCEKMAPGETLELEQVYFGRDAHFPARCVLFSQSDKQKQKRLQKLQRRASKTGKKPKQLVHDLAGMTGYMTNLPEPVSGSQLVELYRLRWQIELNFKAMKSYLEIDHFRLVKQERWLCHFYATLLVFLLSQLIAYQIRNTIWEEEEKEISETIAIRSIACEFLAQMYEAIKQKKKTLLSFVPLITQLLIRTARKPNSAKGTALKRLQFT; encoded by the coding sequence ATGGTAGCTCAAGTCACTCCCAACTACCTCAACCCGTTATTTGCATTTCTTGAACCGGAAAAGGTGGATGCCCTCGCCAAAGAAACGGGGTTCATCCAACGGAAAAGAAAATGGACCGCCAGCGATTTTCTGTCGTTGCTTTTTCAGGTTCATGGGAATTTGATCGACCCTAGCTTGCAAGAACTCAGCACCAAGCTCCTTTCCAAACAGGAAATCGCGATCAGCCGTACGGCAGTGGATCAGAAATTCACCGGAAAAGCTGTCCACTTTCTTCAGCGATTAGTAGAAGAACTGTTCTTGATTCAGCAACAGCTTCTACTCGCTAAGCATGCGTTCGCAACGGACTGTCCTTTCACCAGCTTACGGGTCTTAGATGCGACGCACATCCATGTGCCCAATTCCCTGAAAGCCCGCGCCAAAAAAACACGCCAGACTTCAGTGAAAATCCAACACGAATTTGATGTATTGACAGGACGGCTTACCTTTTTGCGCGTCGATCTTGAAAACGTCAACGACACCGTCATGGGAGCGAAACGGGTGCCGTTTCTTGATGAACAAGAGTTGTGCCTACAAGATCTCGGCTATTTTCATTTTCAGGTGTTCGAACGGATTCATGAAAAAAACAACTACTTCCTCACGAAGTTTCGGAACGACGCTTATTTGGCCTATCAAAATTCGTTTCCTGATCATCATCCGGATGGATCCGTCGTTAAGAGTAGCGAGTATCAGCGCATTGAGCTCGTTCAGCTCTGCGAGAAAATGGCGCCGGGGGAAACCTTGGAACTTGAACAAGTCTACTTTGGTCGAGATGCTCATTTTCCGGCACGGTGTGTGCTGTTCTCCCAAAGCGACAAACAGAAACAAAAACGCCTGCAAAAGCTTCAGCGACGGGCATCAAAAACGGGGAAAAAGCCCAAGCAACTGGTCCACGATTTAGCCGGTATGACGGGGTATATGACCAACTTGCCTGAACCTGTTTCAGGTTCGCAGCTTGTCGAATTGTATCGGCTGCGTTGGCAAATTGAATTGAATTTCAAAGCGATGAAATCTTATCTGGAAATCGATCATTTCCGATTGGTCAAACAGGAACGTTGGCTCTGCCATTTCTATGCCACGTTACTCGTTTTTCTTTTGAGCCAATTGATTGCTTATCAAATCCGGAATACGATTTGGGAAGAAGAAGAGAAAGAAATCAGTGAAACCATCGCGATTCGAAGTATCGCCTGTGAATTTTTGGCGCAAATGTACGAAGCCATCAAACAAAAAAAGAAGACGCTTCTAAGCTTTGTCCCCTTGATTACCCAATTACTCATCAGGACCGCACGGAAGCCGAATTCCGCTAAAGGGACTGCCTTAAAACGCCTTCAATTCACTTAG
- the yfcC gene encoding putative basic amino acid antiporter YfcC, which translates to MEEEKKQQKEWKVPHTFVIVFFIVALAAISTYFVPVGQFETEEITYGESGAESTRTVLIPESFSFVTDGEGDFVYLGTSLFEAGGGVGFLNYVFEGLVSGDKWGSAVGVVAFILIIGGAFGIILRTRAVEEGILRVIDKTQGRDVLIIPVMFFLFSLGGAVFGMGEEAIAFAIILVPIMIRLGYDAITGILITYVATQIGFATSWMNPFSVAIAQGIADIPVLSGALFRVIMWAVFTIIGIIFTWHYASRIKKDPQRSPSYKSDAFFRKEAEKFAHLASNFTLGHALVIGTLVAGIIWIIWGVIEHAYFIPEIATQFFTIGLIAGIIGVIFKLNAMRVDDIADSFIEGAKDLLPAALIVGMAKGIVIILGGDSPDMPSILNTMLYGAGQLIGDFPAMLSAVFMYGFQSVFNFFVVSGSGQAALTMPLMAPLADIAGVSRQVAVLAFQLGDGLTNIFVPTSAALLGTLGVARLDWGVWAKFIFKFLLLLMALSCIFIVIAVLIGL; encoded by the coding sequence ATGGAAGAAGAGAAAAAGCAACAGAAGGAATGGAAAGTTCCACATACATTTGTCATCGTTTTTTTCATTGTGGCCCTGGCTGCTATTTCGACCTATTTCGTGCCGGTCGGTCAGTTTGAGACAGAAGAAATCACGTACGGCGAAAGCGGAGCAGAGTCGACACGAACCGTACTGATTCCAGAAAGCTTTTCGTTTGTAACAGACGGTGAAGGAGATTTTGTCTATCTTGGCACTTCACTTTTTGAAGCGGGGGGTGGAGTAGGGTTTCTGAACTATGTATTTGAAGGCTTAGTATCAGGAGATAAATGGGGTTCAGCTGTTGGGGTTGTTGCCTTTATCCTGATTATCGGTGGCGCATTCGGAATTATTCTCCGCACCCGTGCTGTAGAAGAAGGGATATTAAGAGTCATAGATAAAACACAAGGCCGGGATGTACTGATTATCCCTGTCATGTTCTTTCTCTTTTCACTGGGCGGTGCTGTATTCGGAATGGGAGAAGAAGCGATTGCTTTTGCCATAATTCTTGTTCCGATTATGATTCGACTCGGCTATGATGCGATAACCGGCATACTCATTACATATGTCGCGACCCAAATCGGATTTGCAACCTCGTGGATGAACCCTTTTAGCGTAGCAATCGCGCAAGGGATTGCCGATATTCCGGTTCTCTCAGGTGCCCTGTTCCGTGTGATAATGTGGGCTGTCTTCACAATTATAGGAATTATCTTTACTTGGCATTATGCATCGCGTATCAAAAAAGATCCTCAGCGTTCACCTTCTTATAAATCTGATGCTTTTTTCCGAAAAGAAGCAGAGAAATTTGCACATTTGGCATCCAACTTTACACTAGGCCATGCATTGGTTATCGGAACTCTCGTAGCCGGTATTATATGGATTATTTGGGGAGTAATAGAGCATGCTTATTTTATACCTGAAATAGCAACCCAGTTCTTTACGATTGGTCTGATTGCTGGTATTATCGGCGTAATCTTCAAGCTGAATGCCATGCGGGTGGACGATATTGCAGATAGTTTTATCGAGGGTGCTAAAGATTTGCTCCCGGCTGCACTCATTGTCGGGATGGCAAAAGGCATTGTGATAATCCTTGGTGGTGACAGTCCGGATATGCCTTCTATTCTCAATACCATGCTTTATGGGGCCGGACAACTAATAGGAGATTTTCCTGCTATGCTATCCGCGGTTTTCATGTATGGATTTCAGTCCGTTTTCAATTTCTTCGTCGTTTCCGGATCCGGCCAAGCTGCTCTTACGATGCCTTTAATGGCACCGCTTGCAGACATCGCAGGTGTTTCCCGGCAAGTGGCTGTATTGGCGTTTCAGTTGGGGGATGGACTGACCAACATCTTTGTTCCAACTTCTGCAGCGTTGCTAGGAACGCTTGGTGTCGCGCGACTGGATTGGGGAGTGTGGGCAAAATTTATCTTTAAATTTCTTTTGCTCCTAATGGCATTATCGTGTATTTTCATTGTGATCGCCGTGTTAATCGGTCTTTGA
- the iadA gene encoding beta-aspartyl-peptidase: MLTLIKNGEVFTPESVGKKDILLIGGKIGLIAEEIAVPPFPIEVNVIEAAGKIVAPGFIDAHVHIMGGGGEGGYRTRTPELQLTDATLAGVTTLVGVIGTDGTTRTMSALIAKAKGLKEEGLSCYVHTGSYQVPVKTLTETVENDLILIEEVIGVGEIAIADHRSSQPTVEELAKIASAARIGGMLSGKAGIVNVHVGDSPDCLSLIEKVIETTDIPIKQFYPTHINRNPYLFDAGIVYAKKGGYVDFTTSTIPKFLAEGEVKASSALRQMLEAGVDPSLITFTSDGQASLPDFGPEGEFRGLQLGKVDSLFKAVREAISEEGVSVPDALRTVTANPASILKLNSKGIIEKGRDADLVLINQEDFEIDTVLASGKIMVQDGKPVVKGTFE; the protein is encoded by the coding sequence ATGCTGACTCTCATAAAGAATGGTGAGGTTTTTACTCCGGAATCAGTCGGGAAAAAAGATATTCTTCTGATTGGCGGGAAAATAGGGCTTATTGCTGAAGAGATAGCAGTACCCCCTTTTCCTATTGAAGTTAACGTAATTGAAGCGGCTGGTAAAATAGTTGCCCCGGGATTCATTGATGCCCATGTTCACATTATGGGCGGAGGTGGAGAAGGCGGATATCGGACACGCACCCCTGAACTTCAGCTGACAGATGCGACACTGGCCGGCGTCACCACCCTTGTCGGCGTAATTGGGACAGATGGTACGACCCGTACCATGTCCGCATTGATAGCAAAAGCGAAAGGGCTGAAAGAAGAAGGCTTGTCGTGCTATGTTCATACGGGATCTTACCAGGTACCAGTCAAGACACTGACAGAAACAGTGGAAAATGATTTGATTTTAATTGAAGAGGTGATTGGTGTAGGTGAAATCGCGATTGCAGATCATCGCTCATCTCAGCCAACGGTAGAGGAACTGGCAAAAATCGCTTCCGCTGCCAGAATCGGCGGAATGCTCTCCGGAAAAGCAGGGATCGTAAATGTCCATGTCGGTGATAGTCCGGATTGTTTATCACTTATCGAAAAAGTAATCGAGACTACGGATATTCCAATCAAGCAGTTTTATCCGACACATATTAATCGCAACCCATATCTGTTTGACGCAGGCATTGTTTATGCCAAAAAAGGCGGCTACGTAGATTTCACCACAAGTACGATTCCGAAATTTCTGGCTGAAGGTGAAGTGAAGGCAAGTTCTGCCTTGAGACAAATGCTTGAGGCTGGCGTGGACCCTAGTCTGATAACCTTTACTTCTGATGGACAGGCAAGTCTGCCGGACTTCGGCCCGGAAGGTGAATTCAGAGGTCTACAGCTCGGGAAAGTCGACTCGCTTTTCAAAGCGGTACGTGAAGCAATCTCCGAGGAGGGCGTATCAGTACCAGATGCTTTGCGAACAGTAACAGCGAATCCAGCATCGATTTTAAAACTGAATTCCAAAGGAATTATTGAAAAAGGCAGGGATGCCGATTTGGTCTTGATAAATCAGGAAGACTTCGAAATCGATACGGTTTTAGCATCAGGGAAAATAATGGTCCAAGATGGCAAGCCTGTTGTCAAAGGGACATTTGAGTAA
- a CDS encoding ABC transporter ATP-binding protein, translating to MRKVILEVDNLVKTYKGKEVEIEALKGISFNLYAGEFVAIMGTSGSGKSTLLNVLGALDEPTSGHIRLNGVNSEDFFVEPKATDYRRENIGFIFQAYNLLKDLTVEENISLPLLLKNESKETIDRKTANMIERMGLTKWKKHRPVQLSGGQQQRIAIGRALIGDPPILLADELTGNLDANTSSEILDVLTSMKKELNQSILVVTHDSKVATYADRVLFFHDGKITNEYECSGDKDLEKIMKISQDILKGANE from the coding sequence ATGAGAAAAGTGATCCTAGAGGTTGATAATTTAGTGAAAACATATAAAGGAAAAGAAGTTGAAATTGAAGCCTTAAAAGGAATCTCCTTTAACCTATATGCTGGAGAATTCGTTGCGATTATGGGGACAAGTGGCTCAGGGAAGAGTACATTGTTAAATGTATTAGGAGCATTGGATGAGCCAACCAGTGGCCACATACGATTAAACGGTGTAAATTCAGAAGATTTCTTTGTAGAGCCTAAAGCAACGGACTACCGTAGAGAAAACATCGGATTTATTTTTCAAGCTTATAATTTGCTGAAAGATCTAACGGTGGAAGAAAATATTTCGCTACCACTGCTGTTGAAAAATGAATCAAAAGAAACCATCGACAGAAAAACAGCCAACATGATCGAACGGATGGGTTTAACAAAGTGGAAGAAGCATCGTCCTGTCCAATTATCTGGTGGACAGCAACAACGAATCGCGATTGGTCGTGCTCTTATCGGCGACCCCCCAATTCTATTGGCGGACGAACTGACCGGAAACCTAGATGCGAATACTTCCAGTGAAATTCTAGATGTATTGACGTCAATGAAGAAAGAACTCAACCAAAGTATACTTGTGGTTACGCACGATTCAAAAGTGGCCACTTATGCAGATCGAGTCCTGTTTTTTCATGATGGTAAAATTACTAATGAGTATGAATGTTCCGGTGACAAAGATCTTGAAAAAATCATGAAAATCTCTCAGGATATCTTAAAAGGTGCCAATGAATGA
- a CDS encoding FtsX-like permease family protein: protein MKSLNQLAFRLFRENKFLVFTSIASIAIAVSLVLTMTLFTVNAKQTLQEDLRTMYGDMDIAFVYSDENPVENEQELFQAVANHPSTTAISQALVTQAYVAPLGGEVYGLGIENDAIAKSRYKTTVNLKEDTVAITENLAKSLKLSKGDSIEIEQDVFKIAEILKNAQGTGIAPDMVIFELERAKQFNQSGLPNSKNETTALMVKTKEDTDLIAMANEVKKIQPDLRVDIIEQDEVAKSNLNSLSLFIIILSILILIVTSIMVISNFDLFIYKNKNQFAIMRALGAKTNQLAKVIRIQSTAITVVGALLGLVISYVADQFLQPIFGRLFSVSLSQAPFAWEVAIPVVVGSSLVIQLFLYIPVLKSAKILPLTILQENEELDFKNRKMRRLVVKVLWIASLVSLLFGVILAANDHARAMLILSSGFFLMTGLFMALPLWLTSLLNVGVPAYGKFLSSNVLIAIQNLKPQIKKNSFVILSISVVMIIAVFGSVMLTNIEHNNTDYIQEQFPTSVVITSRIQQSEIDPAELAGEIRELVPNVKVETVSTFGGAHLFDNTNQSISFDYTLADLATLENMEILPELTEVELAKTAIISPAFAQQHKLTIGDSMDIGIYSDDKQQAEYITTMRVGAISSAVTEGEVLFDWQAKALNNPSTNFYKAYVDSLDESEVINSFESVTSVYPELVVNTYAASLEEASAMFLQRWAIFILVLIVLVVSVMAGVLNTLLNNILAKRKKFAILRTIGVKPTGIVKIIVTQISFYLVIGLTFGVLSELVFTLIVSLIDSGPVAMNFTLIVGLAAAMWLASLLIFVPVGWVMANKKISMEILSDNK from the coding sequence ATGAAATCACTTAATCAGTTGGCGTTCCGTTTATTCAGAGAAAACAAATTTCTAGTCTTTACCTCGATTGCCAGTATCGCAATCGCTGTATCTCTTGTGTTGACCATGACGCTTTTTACGGTTAATGCAAAACAAACTCTTCAAGAAGACCTCCGAACGATGTACGGTGATATGGACATTGCCTTTGTCTATAGCGATGAAAATCCTGTAGAAAACGAGCAAGAATTGTTTCAAGCTGTAGCAAACCATCCTTCGACGACTGCTATTTCGCAAGCACTAGTCACACAAGCATATGTAGCACCGTTGGGTGGAGAAGTGTATGGACTGGGAATTGAGAACGATGCTATCGCTAAGAGTAGATATAAAACGACCGTAAATTTGAAGGAAGATACTGTCGCTATTACAGAAAACCTGGCGAAATCGTTAAAGCTTTCTAAGGGCGACTCTATCGAGATTGAGCAAGATGTCTTCAAAATTGCAGAAATTCTAAAGAATGCCCAAGGAACAGGAATCGCTCCTGATATGGTCATTTTTGAACTAGAACGAGCGAAACAGTTTAACCAGTCCGGTCTACCAAATTCTAAAAATGAAACCACTGCTTTAATGGTAAAAACCAAAGAAGACACCGACTTGATTGCCATGGCCAATGAAGTTAAAAAAATCCAGCCTGACTTGCGTGTCGACATTATTGAACAAGACGAAGTAGCAAAAAGTAACTTGAATTCGCTCTCTTTATTTATTATCATCCTTTCAATACTGATTTTGATTGTTACTTCCATTATGGTGATTTCTAATTTCGACTTATTTATTTACAAGAATAAAAACCAATTTGCGATTATGCGCGCGCTTGGCGCTAAAACAAACCAATTGGCTAAAGTGATCCGAATTCAAAGTACAGCAATAACCGTTGTAGGTGCTCTACTGGGATTGGTGATTTCGTATGTAGCTGATCAATTCCTTCAACCAATATTTGGGCGTTTATTTTCCGTTTCACTTTCTCAGGCACCATTTGCATGGGAAGTGGCCATTCCCGTTGTCGTCGGGTCAAGTCTGGTGATTCAATTGTTCCTCTATATTCCAGTTCTCAAATCAGCAAAGATTTTACCGTTAACTATTTTACAAGAAAATGAAGAACTTGATTTTAAAAATAGGAAAATGCGTCGGTTAGTAGTGAAAGTGCTATGGATTGCTTCTCTTGTATCGCTGTTGTTTGGTGTTATTCTTGCTGCAAATGATCATGCAAGAGCGATGCTGATTTTGTCGAGTGGATTCTTCCTAATGACAGGTCTTTTTATGGCCTTGCCTCTGTGGCTTACTAGCCTGTTAAATGTAGGAGTGCCAGCGTACGGAAAGTTTTTATCTAGCAATGTTCTCATTGCCATTCAGAATTTAAAGCCACAAATCAAAAAGAATAGCTTCGTTATTCTTTCGATTAGCGTGGTTATGATTATCGCAGTTTTCGGTTCGGTCATGCTGACTAATATTGAACACAATAATACCGATTATATCCAAGAGCAATTTCCTACTTCTGTAGTCATCACGAGCCGAATTCAGCAATCTGAAATCGATCCGGCTGAGTTGGCCGGAGAAATACGCGAATTAGTACCAAATGTGAAAGTTGAAACGGTCAGTACCTTTGGTGGGGCGCATCTATTCGACAATACTAACCAGTCAATCTCTTTTGACTACACCCTAGCAGATTTAGCGACTTTAGAAAACATGGAGATTCTACCGGAATTAACCGAAGTGGAATTGGCAAAAACAGCAATCATCTCCCCCGCATTTGCACAGCAACACAAGTTAACTATTGGCGATTCCATGGATATCGGCATCTATTCTGACGATAAGCAGCAAGCAGAGTATATAACAACCATGAGGGTCGGTGCCATTTCTTCTGCAGTTACTGAAGGAGAAGTTCTTTTTGATTGGCAAGCGAAAGCTCTAAACAATCCTTCGACCAACTTTTATAAAGCATATGTAGACTCGCTTGATGAATCAGAAGTTATCAATTCTTTTGAAAGCGTAACAAGTGTGTATCCAGAACTCGTAGTCAATACGTATGCAGCGTCATTAGAAGAAGCTTCCGCTATGTTTCTGCAACGCTGGGCCATCTTCATTTTGGTTTTGATTGTACTGGTTGTTTCTGTGATGGCTGGAGTTTTAAATACGCTTCTTAACAACATACTCGCTAAAAGAAAAAAGTTTGCAATACTAAGGACAATCGGTGTCAAACCAACAGGAATTGTGAAAATCATTGTAACGCAAATTTCTTTTTATCTGGTGATTGGCCTTACTTTTGGTGTGCTATCTGAGCTGGTGTTTACCCTCATCGTGTCACTTATCGACTCTGGCCCGGTTGCAATGAACTTTACTTTAATCGTGGGATTAGCAGCTGCTATGTGGCTTGCTAGCTTGCTTATCTTTGTGCCCGTAGGATGGGTAATGGCAAATAAAAAAATCAGTATGGAAATTCTAAGCGATAATAAGTAA